From the Candidatus Eisenbacteria bacterium genome, one window contains:
- a CDS encoding FdhF/YdeP family oxidoreductase, which produces MLRVAWENRDQLAYAWRILARGVCDGCSLGPRGMRDDVIKGIHLCMTRLDLLRLNTMGPIPDDVLADLPALRARRNRDLHGLGRLPYPMVHREGDDRLHRISWDEAMSIVAEELRDLPGERMGFFATSRGLVNETYYSFQKAARLLGSNHVDLCSRLCHAASVSALKDTLGIAAPTCSLKDMIGSDLVVILGSHLASNQPVTTKYLCYAKRRGTRIVVVNPMREPALERYWVPSDVRSALFGSRLMDDFFQVAVGGDVAFLHGAMKHLIEIDRVDHEFIARHTSGFEALRAHLRELTWERLESDSGLSRDDMRRFAEEVGRARSAVFVYSMGLTQHRFGVDNVKAVVNLALAGGFLGREKCGIMPIRGHSGVQGGGECGVDPDKYPGGLEVAHEPDRRRFETLWGRPLPSAKGHRTLQMLEAAHRGEIDLLYSLGGNLLETMPDRAYMHEALSNVRLRIHQDIVLNTSSLLPGRTVLLLPAETRYETVGGGTATSTERRIRFTPEIPGPRIAGARPEWRIPVDVATAARPDLGSAFRWSTTADIRREMAEAMPMYAGIEKLEREGQWVQWGGERLYADGFDRMPERRARFNAVPLPEVVIPEGWFYMTTRRGKQFNSMVFHSKDFHVGGRDRDSVLMNPGDAEKLGVRDGDPVRLRSDVGEWTGRARLASMKERHLQTYWPETNVLIPRRFDPVSGEPDYNVLVTVEPVSALPSTRPARVDVEPETAPVTPTEPAMARGVT; this is translated from the coding sequence ATGCTCCGGGTGGCATGGGAGAACCGTGACCAGCTGGCATACGCCTGGAGGATCCTGGCCCGCGGCGTATGCGATGGCTGCTCGCTCGGACCGCGGGGCATGCGCGACGACGTCATCAAGGGCATCCATCTGTGCATGACACGCCTCGACCTCCTCCGGCTCAACACGATGGGCCCGATCCCGGATGACGTCCTCGCCGACCTCCCGGCTCTGAGGGCACGCCGGAACCGCGATCTCCACGGCCTCGGACGGCTTCCCTATCCGATGGTGCATCGCGAGGGCGATGACCGGCTGCACCGGATTTCGTGGGACGAGGCGATGAGCATCGTCGCCGAGGAGTTACGGGACTTGCCGGGCGAGCGCATGGGCTTCTTCGCCACCTCCCGCGGCCTGGTGAACGAGACCTACTACTCGTTCCAGAAGGCCGCGAGGCTGCTGGGATCCAATCACGTGGACCTGTGCTCGCGGCTCTGCCACGCCGCCAGCGTCTCGGCCCTCAAGGACACGCTGGGGATCGCGGCGCCCACCTGCTCGCTCAAGGACATGATCGGCTCGGACCTGGTGGTGATCCTCGGCTCGCATCTCGCCAGCAACCAGCCGGTGACCACCAAGTACCTCTGTTACGCGAAACGCCGGGGCACCCGGATCGTGGTGGTCAACCCGATGCGCGAGCCCGCGCTCGAGCGCTACTGGGTGCCGAGCGACGTCCGCAGCGCGCTCTTCGGATCGCGTCTGATGGACGACTTCTTCCAGGTGGCGGTCGGCGGCGACGTGGCGTTCCTCCACGGCGCGATGAAGCACCTGATCGAGATCGATCGAGTCGATCACGAGTTCATCGCCCGCCACACCTCCGGATTCGAAGCGCTGCGCGCGCACCTTCGCGAGCTGACGTGGGAACGGCTGGAGTCCGACAGCGGGCTTTCCCGCGACGACATGCGGCGCTTCGCCGAAGAAGTGGGGCGCGCACGCTCGGCGGTGTTCGTCTACAGCATGGGCCTCACCCAGCACCGATTCGGCGTCGACAACGTGAAGGCGGTGGTCAATCTCGCGCTGGCAGGCGGGTTTCTCGGGCGCGAGAAGTGCGGGATCATGCCGATCCGCGGGCACTCGGGCGTCCAGGGGGGCGGCGAATGCGGCGTGGACCCGGACAAGTATCCAGGCGGACTCGAAGTTGCCCACGAGCCGGACCGCCGCCGCTTCGAGACGCTGTGGGGCCGGCCGCTTCCGAGCGCCAAGGGACACCGCACGCTGCAGATGCTCGAGGCGGCGCATCGCGGGGAGATCGATCTCCTCTACTCGCTGGGCGGCAATCTGCTGGAGACCATGCCGGATCGCGCCTACATGCACGAGGCGCTGTCCAATGTTCGCCTCCGGATCCACCAGGACATCGTGCTCAATACCTCGTCGTTGCTGCCTGGCCGAACCGTGCTGCTGCTGCCGGCCGAGACCCGTTACGAGACCGTGGGCGGCGGCACGGCGACGAGCACGGAGCGCCGCATCCGGTTCACGCCCGAGATTCCCGGGCCCCGCATCGCCGGCGCGCGGCCTGAATGGCGCATCCCGGTGGACGTGGCCACGGCCGCGCGGCCCGATCTCGGGAGCGCATTCCGCTGGAGCACGACCGCCGACATCCGCCGTGAGATGGCGGAGGCCATGCCGATGTATGCCGGCATCGAGAAGCTCGAGCGCGAAGGCCAGTGGGTCCAGTGGGGCGGCGAGCGTCTGTACGCCGATGGCTTCGACCGGATGCCCGAACGCCGCGCGCGTTTCAACGCGGTGCCGCTTCCCGAAGTGGTGATTCCCGAAGGCTGGTTCTACATGACCACGCGTCGCGGCAAGCAATTCAACAGCATGGTCTTCCATTCGAAGGACTTTCACGTCGGCGGCCGCGATCGCGATTCGGTGCTGATGAATCCCGGCGACGCGGAGAAGCTCGGTGTGCGCGATGGGGATCCCGTGCGGCTCCGCTCGGATGTGGGCGAATGGACAGGCCGCGCGCGTCTGGCCTCGATGAAGGAGCGCCACCTGCAGACCTACTGGCCCGAAACCAACGTGCTGATCCCGAGGCGCTTCGATCCGGTTTCGGGTGAACCGGATTACAACGTGCTCGTCACCGTCGAGCCCGTGAGCGCGCTGCCTTCGACGCGACCGGCGCGCGTGGACGTGGAACCGGAGACCGCCCCGGTGACGCCGACCGAGCCGGCGATGGCGCGCGGGGTCACGTAG
- a CDS encoding T9SS type A sorting domain-containing protein — MTTGDVFPAVSPDGNWIAFCRHMYAGPFKLFKIAVGGTPSGAVAIPLTNLSDGYEELYPRWSPDGDSITFDRRAPFGTYHQAYRIHKNGGNPVPLLTPTNLQAVTPAYSSDGKVIVVSTGDIDSLTTRTAIAGFTSQTTLDRAISNYPEYVLSAGEEEEEGELQSPGARFSPDGTRVAIRAMNPGHPEQRANLWASRRNMSKPPVIDAVGGQAVIDSTPVVELQALRGSLNTFVVEATDPEGDPLTFKAYFLRADLGMSFSPSSQTLSWTPPDTVDLLHSYDVRFQVETQSGGVDYAIAKIWVATGGGGGCPTLASYTGKGWRTENTILGRSKDGRYMVDAYKLREKPARVQNSYRLEIRENEQEQTTLDQVRLLAVDHDPRLTAVASADRVWLGERRPAHRVTASGRDVTELLIGGGRLTGNVGDIVLVEMDDPSESRDPGIVHDDPGLFEEPCCEKNGPNPGSLKPSDPNAARLIDSTILDGSGFKVETADASGTARLLSTLYPRENGDQAVVEGAGHGSVRLTFQGKQHLEFVGKLANAVRAQPLELPLRIARHSVHKNVLEALTSSGGKVATIDPGQALSLEFEAPPVPAGLARDLFLVSRGVYTAKVFSSGISGLPPRFALTQNQPNPFGKSTLIRFELPTRAKVKLEVFDLFGRRVRVLADREFEAGYQSVDWDRKNRSGSVLAPGMYLYRMTAPGFRDQKKMILLPQ, encoded by the coding sequence ATGACGACCGGCGATGTCTTCCCCGCAGTGTCGCCGGATGGAAACTGGATAGCCTTTTGTAGGCACATGTATGCCGGGCCTTTCAAGCTCTTCAAGATCGCCGTAGGGGGAACGCCGAGTGGAGCCGTCGCCATTCCTCTCACCAACCTGAGCGACGGGTACGAAGAGCTATACCCGCGATGGTCGCCGGACGGCGATTCCATCACTTTCGATCGGCGAGCCCCTTTCGGCACATATCATCAGGCTTACCGGATCCACAAAAACGGTGGGAACCCAGTGCCATTATTGACGCCGACGAACCTACAGGCCGTAACACCCGCATACAGTTCCGACGGCAAAGTGATCGTAGTGAGCACTGGGGACATCGATTCTTTGACGACGAGGACGGCGATAGCGGGCTTCACCTCACAGACGACCTTAGATCGGGCGATCAGCAATTACCCTGAATATGTGTTGAGCGCCGGCGAGGAAGAAGAAGAAGGCGAGCTTCAATCACCCGGCGCAAGGTTCTCTCCGGACGGAACGCGAGTCGCAATCCGGGCGATGAACCCAGGGCATCCTGAGCAACGGGCGAACCTCTGGGCAAGCCGACGCAACATGAGCAAACCGCCAGTGATCGATGCAGTGGGTGGGCAGGCGGTCATTGATTCAACACCGGTGGTTGAACTTCAAGCTCTTCGTGGAAGCCTCAATACTTTCGTGGTCGAGGCCACGGACCCCGAAGGAGATCCGCTGACATTCAAGGCGTACTTCCTCCGAGCTGACCTTGGGATGAGCTTCAGTCCTTCTAGTCAGACGTTAAGTTGGACACCACCCGACACGGTGGATCTGTTACACAGTTACGACGTCCGCTTCCAGGTCGAGACCCAGAGCGGTGGCGTGGACTACGCGATCGCAAAGATCTGGGTCGCTACCGGCGGAGGCGGTGGGTGCCCGACCCTCGCATCGTATACGGGCAAGGGCTGGAGGACGGAGAACACCATCCTCGGCCGCTCGAAGGACGGTCGCTACATGGTCGACGCTTACAAGCTGCGCGAGAAACCCGCTCGCGTTCAGAACAGCTACCGGCTAGAAATTCGCGAGAATGAGCAGGAGCAAACTACCCTGGACCAAGTCAGGCTCTTGGCGGTTGATCACGACCCAAGACTCACGGCTGTGGCCAGTGCGGATCGTGTGTGGCTAGGGGAGCGGCGTCCCGCTCACCGGGTGACAGCGAGCGGAAGGGACGTCACCGAGTTACTGATCGGCGGCGGCCGGCTCACCGGCAATGTCGGCGACATAGTACTCGTCGAGATGGATGACCCTTCGGAATCGCGAGACCCTGGTATCGTTCACGATGATCCTGGTCTATTCGAGGAGCCTTGTTGCGAAAAGAATGGGCCCAATCCAGGATCGCTCAAGCCATCGGACCCGAATGCTGCACGCCTGATCGATTCCACAATCCTCGACGGTTCGGGCTTCAAGGTCGAAACCGCCGATGCCAGCGGCACTGCTCGTCTATTGAGCACTCTCTATCCGAGAGAAAACGGGGATCAAGCTGTTGTCGAGGGCGCAGGGCATGGGTCCGTGCGCCTGACATTCCAGGGGAAGCAGCATCTGGAGTTCGTCGGCAAGCTCGCCAACGCTGTAAGAGCCCAACCTTTGGAGTTGCCGCTCCGGATCGCTCGTCATTCAGTTCACAAGAACGTGCTGGAGGCACTGACCAGTTCGGGCGGCAAGGTGGCCACGATCGATCCAGGTCAGGCGTTGAGCTTGGAGTTCGAGGCTCCTCCGGTTCCGGCGGGGCTGGCGCGTGATCTCTTCCTGGTCTCGAGGGGTGTATACACGGCGAAGGTATTCAGCTCCGGGATCAGCGGCTTGCCGCCCCGTTTTGCACTGACTCAGAACCAGCCCAACCCGTTTGGGAAAAGCACACTCATCCGATTCGAGCTACCAACTAGGGCCAAAGTCAAACTCGAGGTGTTCGATCTATTCGGCCGACGGGTGCGTGTCTTGGCGGACCGCGAGTTCGAAGCTGGATATCAATCGGTCGATTGGGATCGCAAAAATCGATCCGGATCGGTGCTCGCTCCCGGCATGTATCTTTATCGAATGACAGCGCCAGGTTTCCGCGACCAGAAGAAAATGATTCTATTGCCGCAGTAG